From Ptychodera flava strain L36383 chromosome 2, AS_Pfla_20210202, whole genome shotgun sequence, the proteins below share one genomic window:
- the LOC139122849 gene encoding zinc finger protein 91-like: MASLGRDREQQTATRNKTVSSGRYTRGILFSPKECSAICKAARQFDQLRELGKSFESLSSTLCQDNTSSMSGASMIIQSLVQNGYVTLEYDSTEKDREDFTAQHDHIDNQSTVDKDSISLSESHLNNDENNSQNALVQVCSNKSQECERGDWKTRLVKDCPLQIEESYFCSESGTTSVWKCEVNGNIERNNRPHECTDCGETFTQEDSLGKHSLIHSGLRLYECKECGKTFTLKGNLAKHRLIHSGVKPYECKECGKTFKQKAQLSTHNLVHSNLRPYECEVCGKTFNYRNSLRVHGLIHSGFRPYECKECGKTFTCNRNLRKHKLIHSGVKPYECRDCGKTFSSKSYLSTHRLIHSGLQPYECKECGKTFTQKSNLRTHQVTHSSTRVRKYKCEKCDKTFLAKSSLTKHRLIHTGVKPYECKDCGKTFAVKDSLMTHSMVHTGLRPYECKECGKTFTQKVHLKTHKLAHSNLRPYECEVCGDKFKDRRTLTVHSSIHSGLRPYECKECGKKFTRKGDLRPHKLIHSGVKPHECEVCGKTFSRNEHLNMHRLIHSGLRPYECKECGKTFTQKSHLRTHQVTHSGVRVSTYECKECGKAFSAKRSLTEHILIHSGVKPHECKECGKKFRQKAGLMRHSVIHTNLRPYECKVCGKTFKDSGSLRWHRFTHTGFKPHKCKECDQAFTRSTDLMKHKLIHSGLRPYECKECGKTFTQKSSLNVHSVVHSNLRPYGCEVCGKAFKDRSTLRGHNLIHSGLRSYECKECGKTFTNKTSLSRHNVVHSNLRPYECEVCDKAFKDRGNLKKHRLTHSGIRPYECKECGKTFIQKGNLRIHQLSHSGIRPYECQECGKAFKHKSNLTKHRLIHSGVKPIEPL; the protein is encoded by the coding sequence GAGCATCAATGATCATACAGAGTCTTGTCCAAAATGGTTATGTCACCTTGGAGTATGACAGCACAGAAAAGGATAGAGAAGACTTTACTGCACAGCATGATCACATTGACAACCAATCTACAGTGGACAAAGATTCCATCAGTTTGTCTGAGAGTCAtttgaataatgatgaaaataactcACAGAATGCACTGGTACAGGTATGCAGTAATAAGAGCCAGGAGTGTGAAAGAGGTGATTGGAAAACAAGGCTTGTAAAGGATTGCCCATTGCAAATAGAAGAGTCTTATTTCTGTTCAGAAAGTGGGACGACATCAGTTTGGAAATGTGAAGTAAATGGCAATATTGAAAGAAATaacagaccacatgaatgcacGGATTGTGGTGAAACATTCACTCAAGAGGACAGTCTTGGGAAGCACAGCCTGATACATTCAGGCCTCAGActgtatgaatgcaaagagtgtggtaaaacattcacacttaAGGGCAATCTTGCAAAACACAGACTGATCCATTCAGGAGTCAAACcttatgaatgcaaagagtgcgGTAAGACATTCAAACAGAAGGCCCAGCTTAGTACACACAATTTGGTCCATTCAAAcctcagaccatatgaatgtgaagtatgtggtaaaacattcaattaTAGAAACTCTCTCAGGGTGCATGGTTTGATCCATTCAGGATTCAGGCcttatgaatgcaaagagtgtggaaaaacatttacatgtaatcgCAATCTTAGAAAGCACAAACTGATCCATTCAGGTGTAAAACCATATGAATGTAGAGATTGTGGTAAGACATTCTCAAGTAAGAGCTATCTTAGCACGCACAGACTGATCCATTCGGGCCTCCAAccgtatgaatgcaaagagtgcggtaaaacattcacacaaaagAGCAATCTTAGGACACATCAAGTCACACACTCTAGTACACGTGTCAGAAAGTATAAATGTGAGAAGTGTGATAAAACATTCTTAGCAAAGAGCAGTCTTACGAAGCATAGACTAATCCATACTGGTGTCAaaccatatgaatgcaaagattgTGGTAAGACATTCGCAGTAAAGGACAGTCTTATGACGCACAGTATGGTCCACACAGGcctcagaccatatgaatgcaaagagtgtggtaaaacgtTTACACAAAAGGTCCATCTTAAAACACACAAATTAGCCCATTCAAACCTCCGACCGTATGAATGTGAAGTTTGTGGTGATAAATTCAAAGACAGGAGAACTCTTACGGTGCACAGTTCGATCCATTCAGGCCTCAGAccgtatgaatgcaaagagtgtggtaaaaaaTTTACACGCAAGGGTGATCTTAGGCCGCACAAACTGATCCATTCAGGAGTCAAACCACATGAATGTGAAGTGTGCGGTAAGACATTCTCACGTAATGAACATCTTAACATGCACAGATTGATTCATTCAGGcctcagaccatatgaatgcaaagagtgtggtaaaacattcacacaaaagAGCCATCTTAGGACACATCAAGTCACGCACTCTGGTGTACGTGTCAGcacatatgaatgcaaggaGTGTGGTAAAGCGTTCTCAGCAAAGAGGAGTCTTACGGAGCACATACTGATCCATTCAGGTGTCAAaccacatgaatgcaaagagtgtggtaagaaATTCAGGCAAAAGGCCGGTCTTATGAGACACAGTGTGATCCACACAAAcctcagaccatatgaatgtaaagtatgtggtaaaacattcaaagatAGCGGCTCTCTTAGGTGGCACAGATTTACCCATACAGGCTTCAAACCCcacaaatgcaaagagtgtgatcAAGCATTTACACGTAGCACTGATCTTATGAAGCACAAACTGATTCATTCAGGCCTCAGACcttatgaatgtaaagagtgtggtaaaacattcacacaaaagAGCAGTCTTAACGTACACAGTGTGGTCCATTCAAACCTCAGACCATATGGATGTGAAGTATGCGGTAAAGCATTCAAAGATAGAAGCACTCTCAGGGGGCACAATTTGATCCATTCAGGCCTCAGAtcgtatgaatgcaaagagtgtggtaaaacattcacaaacaAGACTTCTCTTAGTAGGCATAATGTGGTCCATTCAAAcctcagaccatatgaatgtGAAGTATGTGATAAAGCATTCAAAGATAGAGGCAATCTAAAGAAGCACAGATTAACCCATTCCGGCatcagaccatatgaatgcaaagagtgtggtaagacATTCATTCAAAAGGGCAATCTTAGGATTCACCAATTGAGCCACTCTGGTatcagaccatatgaatgcCAGGAGTGTGGTAAAGCATTCAAACATAAGAGCAATCTTACGAAGCATAGACTGATCCATTCGGGTGTCAAACCAATTGAGCCACTCTGA